Proteins found in one Nitratiruptor sp. SB155-2 genomic segment:
- a CDS encoding GGDEF domain-containing response regulator — translation MRKILLIEDDRFYAKNIKNVLESQLSYEVTHISSYAEFKQLPSLDEYKFVLLDIYLPDCNECELIDELIANKKPVIVITASESLEVFEKYTKKRVIDFIIKRDMVRLDYLVTKLTILEFLDEHEVLILDDSPSFQKFLQHFFAIYYPYTKVHIADSIKAAKQMIEIHNIKLLVVDYMLKNNETGLEFVRYVREKYFYEDFGIVALTASDDSNVITRFLKSGANDFLKKNFFNAEFVCRIDNVVKSMVQFHKIKELAIKDALTGCYNRYYLFDMGQKLFENFKRQQKPVSIAILDLDHFKQINDTFGHSIGDEVLRHFGQILQNSLRQGDFVVRYGGEEFVIFFGNCSKEDAKRIVEERIRKRVHEDCIMTDDGQNVYYNFSCGICDSEEQLNQLIKKADEKLYMAKKTRGVCVV, via the coding sequence ATGAGAAAGATATTGTTGATAGAAGATGATAGATTCTATGCAAAAAATATTAAAAATGTCTTAGAATCGCAATTATCATACGAAGTCACTCATATTTCAAGTTATGCGGAGTTCAAGCAATTGCCATCGTTGGATGAGTATAAGTTTGTTTTGCTTGACATCTATTTGCCAGATTGCAATGAGTGTGAACTCATCGATGAGTTAATTGCCAATAAAAAACCTGTTATCGTAATTACCGCTTCAGAATCTTTGGAAGTTTTTGAGAAATATACAAAAAAAAGGGTGATTGATTTTATTATTAAGCGGGATATGGTCCGTTTAGATTATCTCGTTACAAAGTTGACTATTTTAGAATTTTTGGATGAACATGAAGTTTTGATTCTTGATGATTCGCCCTCTTTTCAAAAGTTTTTGCAACATTTTTTTGCTATATATTATCCTTATACGAAAGTGCATATTGCAGATAGCATTAAAGCGGCAAAACAGATGATAGAAATACACAATATAAAATTATTGGTCGTTGATTATATGTTGAAAAACAATGAAACAGGTCTAGAGTTTGTTCGCTATGTACGAGAGAAATATTTTTATGAAGATTTTGGCATAGTGGCTCTAACAGCATCTGATGATAGTAATGTAATTACACGTTTTTTGAAAAGTGGTGCTAATGATTTTTTGAAAAAAAATTTTTTTAATGCTGAATTTGTGTGTCGTATTGACAATGTGGTGAAATCTATGGTGCAATTTCATAAAATCAAAGAATTGGCTATTAAAGATGCTCTAACTGGATGTTATAACCGATATTATCTTTTTGATATGGGACAAAAGCTTTTTGAAAATTTTAAACGTCAACAAAAACCTGTTTCGATTGCGATTTTAGATTTGGATCATTTTAAACAGATCAATGATACTTTTGGACATAGTATTGGGGATGAAGTGTTGCGACACTTTGGACAAATTTTACAAAATTCTCTTCGGCAAGGAGATTTTGTTGTTCGATATGGTGGTGAAGAATTTGTGATTTTTTTTGGAAATTGTTCCAAAGAGGATGCTAAAAGGATCGTAGAAGAACGGATTCGAAAAAGAGTTCATGAAGATTGTATTATGACTGATGATGGTCAAAACGTATATTACAATTTTTCATGTGGAATTTGTGACAGCGAAGAGCAATTAAATCAACTAATAAAAAAAGCGGACGAAAAACTCTATATGGCGAAAAAAACAAGAGGAGTTTGTGTTGTCTAA
- a CDS encoding aldehyde dehydrogenase family protein — MEEAKIYFGSTPADKEEWEEHRSPFNDKVVAKYPKCDAQDAIKALQIAQKAFQKYKNIIPLSQRVAWLRDVAAKLKEQKEEFALTITKEVGKPITFSRVEVQRAIETIELSADFAVSLSGETINTDATQSGRRTMSYYKRVPLGVVVAITPFNFPLNLSVHKLAPALVAGNSVVYKPTPEAPLTGYKLAKLFIESEYAVPDMLSLVYGDAEVGNALVTSEIPRKISFTGSVPVGKIIMKNAGIKKVSLELGGNAATFIDKDADINQAASRCAVGAFVNSGQVCISLQRIYVHEAIYEEFAQALANDTKKLKVGDPYEPDTFMGPLINEEAAMRAERWVQSAIKAGARAMLEGKREGKYFYPAILADVTDDMEIVCEEVFAPIVSLVKVQSYEEAIGKMNDSPYGLQFSIFTRDIELIKRFIDDAEAGGVVINDIPTLRFDIQPYGGVKYSGIGREGPKFALEEYTELKSVVIV; from the coding sequence ATGGAAGAGGCGAAAATATATTTTGGATCAACTCCTGCAGACAAAGAGGAGTGGGAAGAGCATCGAAGCCCCTTTAACGACAAAGTAGTTGCAAAATATCCAAAGTGTGATGCCCAAGATGCAATAAAAGCGTTGCAAATCGCTCAAAAAGCTTTTCAAAAATATAAAAACATCATTCCTCTTTCTCAAAGAGTAGCCTGGTTAAGAGATGTGGCGGCAAAGCTGAAAGAGCAAAAGGAGGAGTTTGCTCTGACAATCACCAAAGAGGTGGGCAAACCTATCACTTTTAGCCGAGTGGAAGTGCAGCGAGCTATTGAAACGATAGAGCTCAGTGCCGATTTCGCAGTAAGTTTAAGCGGTGAGACAATCAATACCGATGCGACCCAAAGCGGACGAAGAACGATGAGCTATTATAAAAGAGTTCCGCTTGGCGTCGTTGTTGCCATTACGCCTTTTAACTTTCCACTCAACCTCTCAGTCCATAAGCTGGCTCCCGCTTTGGTCGCCGGTAACAGTGTTGTGTACAAACCGACTCCTGAAGCACCACTGACCGGGTATAAACTGGCTAAGCTTTTTATCGAAAGCGAATACGCGGTGCCCGATATGCTCAGCCTTGTGTATGGAGATGCTGAAGTGGGAAATGCACTTGTAACGAGTGAGATTCCAAGAAAGATCAGTTTTACCGGAAGCGTTCCTGTTGGAAAGATTATCATGAAAAATGCCGGTATCAAGAAGGTGAGTCTGGAGCTTGGTGGAAATGCAGCTACCTTTATCGATAAAGATGCCGATATCAACCAGGCTGCAAGCAGATGCGCCGTGGGAGCCTTTGTCAACAGTGGGCAGGTGTGCATCAGTTTGCAGCGAATCTATGTGCATGAGGCAATTTATGAAGAGTTCGCACAAGCTTTAGCTAATGATACGAAAAAGCTCAAAGTTGGTGATCCTTATGAGCCAGATACCTTCATGGGACCGCTCATCAACGAAGAGGCGGCAATGAGGGCGGAAAGATGGGTGCAAAGTGCTATAAAGGCAGGGGCTAGAGCCATGTTGGAAGGAAAGAGGGAAGGAAAATATTTTTATCCGGCCATTTTGGCCGATGTAACGGATGATATGGAGATTGTGTGTGAAGAGGTGTTTGCTCCGATCGTTTCTCTTGTGAAAGTGCAAAGCTATGAAGAGGCGATCGGAAAAATGAACGATTCGCCATATGGCTTGCAGTTTTCTATTTTTACAAGAGATATCGAATTGATCAAACGTTTTATCGATGATGCCGAGGCTGGAGGTGTAGTAATCAATGATATACCAACTCTTCGCTTTGACATTCAGCCATATGGGGGTGTGAAATATTCTGGCATTGGCCGGGAAGGACCAAAGTTTGCATTGGAAGAGTATACAGAACTCAAATCGGTGGTTATTGTATGA
- a CDS encoding branched-chain amino acid transaminase, with protein sequence MEKAQYIWMNGAFVNWDDAKVHVLTHTLHYGNGVFEGTRAYKTQKGLAIFRLRDHTKRLLNSAKITAIKCPYSLEELEEAQIELLRKNSFDGNVYIRPLIYLGYGVMGLYHVNAPVEVAIAAWKWGSYLGDEGLEHGIRVKISSFARNSVKSTMGKAKAVANYLNSQMAKFEALEAGYEEALLLDDEGFVAEGSGECLFIVRDGVLISPPNDNSLESITQDTILKIAKEKGLPIERRRITRDEVYICDEAFFTGTAAEVTPIKEVDGRIIGNGKRGPVTQELQSAYFDIVYGRNPAYEHMLTYI encoded by the coding sequence ATGGAAAAAGCACAATATATCTGGATGAATGGAGCTTTCGTCAACTGGGATGATGCAAAAGTGCACGTTCTTACACACACACTTCATTACGGTAACGGTGTTTTTGAAGGAACAAGAGCATATAAAACCCAAAAAGGGCTAGCTATTTTCAGACTTCGTGATCATACGAAACGGCTGCTCAATTCTGCAAAAATCACGGCAATCAAATGTCCCTATTCTCTAGAAGAGTTGGAAGAGGCTCAGATCGAACTTTTGCGAAAAAACAGTTTCGACGGTAATGTTTACATCCGACCACTCATCTATTTGGGATATGGCGTGATGGGTCTTTATCATGTCAATGCACCTGTAGAGGTAGCAATTGCCGCATGGAAATGGGGAAGCTATCTGGGTGACGAAGGACTCGAACATGGAATTCGGGTCAAAATCAGCTCTTTTGCCAGAAACAGTGTCAAATCGACAATGGGCAAAGCCAAAGCGGTAGCCAATTATCTCAACTCCCAAATGGCGAAATTTGAAGCACTGGAAGCGGGATATGAAGAGGCGCTGCTTCTTGATGATGAAGGATTTGTCGCTGAAGGCAGCGGAGAATGCCTATTTATTGTCCGAGACGGGGTGCTCATCTCCCCTCCAAACGACAATTCACTTGAATCCATCACGCAAGACACCATTTTGAAAATTGCAAAGGAAAAAGGGTTGCCGATTGAGAGAAGACGTATAACAAGAGATGAAGTCTATATCTGCGATGAAGCCTTTTTCACAGGAACAGCTGCAGAAGTGACACCGATCAAAGAGGTGGATGGACGCATCATCGGAAATGGAAAACGAGGACCTGTTACCCAGGAACTCCAATCAGCATATTTCGATATCGTCTATGGACGAAATCCAGCATATGAACATATGCTGACATATATTTAA
- a CDS encoding prohibitin family protein translates to MPADLNDYFKNKMDDNGGENRAPQFLKDFSKKATILYVILAIAVLLIIAKPYTIIQSGEVGIKVTAGKFDPIPLAPGIHFFIPGIQKIIKVDTKVRIINYKSERDTSFGNVNEGIIEKPAITVLDARGLPVSIDLTVQYRLNPANAPQTIATWGLSWEEKLINAVVREVVRNVIGRYKAEELPVKRNEIAALIEQEIRKKIDSFKNKPVFLESVQLREINLPPKIKEQIERVQIAKQEAERMKYEVEKARQEAEKRAAQARGEAEAKKIRAQGEAERIMIEAKAKAQANTVIAKSVTPELLRLKQIEIQGKFNEALKVNKDAKLFLTPGGAVPNIWIDSKDNQKATSISR, encoded by the coding sequence ATGCCAGCAGATTTGAATGATTATTTTAAAAACAAGATGGATGATAACGGTGGAGAAAACAGAGCTCCACAGTTTTTGAAAGATTTTAGTAAAAAAGCGACAATTCTTTATGTCATTTTGGCCATAGCGGTATTACTTATCATTGCAAAACCCTATACCATTATACAGTCTGGCGAAGTGGGTATCAAAGTGACAGCGGGAAAATTTGATCCAATTCCTTTGGCTCCCGGTATCCACTTTTTTATCCCAGGTATTCAAAAGATCATTAAAGTCGATACAAAAGTACGGATCATCAACTACAAAAGTGAACGTGACACCTCTTTTGGCAATGTCAACGAAGGCATCATCGAAAAACCGGCAATTACCGTTCTGGATGCCAGGGGGCTTCCCGTCAGTATCGATTTGACGGTACAGTATCGACTCAATCCAGCAAACGCTCCCCAAACGATTGCCACGTGGGGTCTAAGTTGGGAAGAGAAACTCATCAACGCCGTTGTTCGAGAAGTGGTACGAAATGTCATCGGCCGATACAAAGCAGAAGAGCTTCCAGTGAAGCGAAACGAAATAGCGGCACTTATTGAACAAGAGATACGAAAAAAGATCGATAGTTTCAAAAATAAACCAGTTTTTCTAGAGTCTGTACAGCTTCGTGAAATCAATCTCCCACCAAAAATCAAAGAGCAGATTGAGCGCGTTCAAATCGCAAAGCAAGAAGCCGAGAGAATGAAATATGAAGTAGAAAAAGCAAGACAAGAGGCTGAAAAAAGAGCCGCTCAGGCAAGAGGAGAAGCAGAGGCGAAAAAGATTCGCGCACAAGGGGAAGCAGAACGAATCATGATCGAAGCGAAAGCAAAGGCGCAGGCAAATACAGTGATTGCAAAAAGCGTAACACCAGAACTTCTTCGCCTCAAACAGATCGAGATTCAAGGGAAATTCAACGAAGCATTGAAAGTCAATAAAGATGCAAAACTTTTCTTGACTCCAGGTGGTGCTGTACCAAATATCTGGATCGATAGTAAAGATAATCAAAAAGCAACCTCCATTTCTCGATAA
- the hisIE gene encoding bifunctional phosphoribosyl-AMP cyclohydrolase/phosphoribosyl-ATP diphosphatase HisIE — MQFSIDWEKHPLIPAIVQDVDTKEVLMLAYMNKEALQKTLSTGFAHYYSRSRQKLWKKGESSGNVQKVERVKLDCDSDTLLLEVKQQGPACHTGRKSCFYKDLKNGQITSEPIQNPDEMYEDIVDRLYHVIQEKKEADPSQSWTAKLFSKGENSILKKVVEEAGEFCFAVKDNDKEQIIYECADLVYHTLVALASKDISPELIRKELKRRFGISGIEEKASRSK, encoded by the coding sequence ATGCAATTTTCCATCGACTGGGAAAAACATCCACTCATTCCAGCCATCGTTCAAGATGTGGATACAAAAGAAGTGTTGATGCTTGCATACATGAATAAAGAGGCTTTACAAAAAACGCTTTCTACCGGATTTGCACACTACTATTCCAGAAGCCGCCAAAAACTGTGGAAAAAGGGCGAAAGCAGCGGTAATGTACAAAAAGTGGAAAGAGTGAAGCTTGATTGTGACAGTGATACACTCTTGCTTGAAGTAAAACAGCAGGGACCTGCGTGTCATACGGGAAGAAAAAGCTGTTTTTATAAAGATTTAAAAAATGGACAAATCACAAGCGAACCTATCCAAAACCCGGATGAAATGTATGAGGATATTGTCGATAGGCTCTATCATGTTATCCAGGAGAAAAAAGAGGCCGATCCTTCACAATCATGGACAGCAAAGCTCTTTAGCAAAGGGGAAAACAGCATCCTCAAAAAAGTGGTGGAAGAAGCCGGCGAGTTCTGTTTTGCCGTCAAAGATAATGACAAAGAACAAATCATCTATGAATGTGCCGACCTCGTCTACCATACATTAGTGGCGCTTGCGAGCAAAGATATTTCTCCAGAATTAATTAGAAAAGAGCTAAAAAGGCGATTTGGAATAAGCGGTATAGAAGAAAAAGCTTCAAGGAGTAAATGA
- a CDS encoding ribonuclease T2 family protein, translating into MKKLFALLLLSSALLAESAVLAAQWYPSVCKVKHYKTCKKPIEYWQTHFTLHGLWPQKKEYCNVPARAKILDKKREWKALPTLVNPSMMELLVTYMPGALAGLHKHEYVKHGSCLSPNPDFYFLTSFSLLSQLNNTPIRLFFLKNRGKRVQTAKIAKLFDKAFFEGAGKRVRFVCEKGYLTELRINLAGDIIPQSYLYDLLRQAKPTKRGCKLGKIGR; encoded by the coding sequence ATGAAAAAGCTATTCGCACTTCTCCTTCTTAGTTCTGCTCTTCTTGCTGAGAGTGCCGTATTGGCAGCACAATGGTACCCCTCCGTTTGCAAAGTCAAACACTACAAAACTTGCAAAAAACCGATAGAGTACTGGCAAACACATTTTACCCTTCATGGACTGTGGCCACAGAAAAAAGAGTACTGCAATGTCCCAGCGAGAGCCAAAATCCTTGATAAAAAAAGGGAGTGGAAAGCTTTGCCAACACTTGTCAATCCATCCATGATGGAACTTCTTGTCACCTATATGCCAGGTGCTCTTGCAGGACTGCATAAGCATGAGTACGTCAAACATGGAAGTTGTCTCAGCCCAAATCCTGACTTTTACTTTCTTACCTCTTTTTCACTCCTTTCTCAACTCAATAACACCCCAATACGCCTTTTCTTTTTGAAAAACAGAGGTAAGAGGGTTCAGACTGCAAAAATTGCAAAACTGTTCGATAAAGCATTTTTCGAAGGTGCCGGAAAGCGAGTTCGATTCGTTTGTGAAAAGGGATACTTGACAGAACTTCGAATAAATCTTGCCGGAGATATTATACCACAAAGCTACCTGTATGATCTTTTGCGCCAGGCAAAACCCACAAAAAGAGGGTGCAAACTTGGCAAAATCGGCCGTTAG
- a CDS encoding TIGR01212 family radical SAM protein (This family includes YhcC from E. coli K-12, an uncharacterized radical SAM protein.) — protein sequence MRRLLTFGRYCKKRFGVRVKKVPLGLSGFTCPNIDGRVAKGGCTFCENESFSPNLSKSKKIFLSPDSKENPLLQKQLQEIRFQYTGTKAHYEKLGYEKFLAYFQAFTNTYAPLDTLKTLYTEALKQPQCVGLSIGTRSDSVTEQILDYLADLSQEYEIWIEYGIQSIFDETLQKINRGHDAANVEEWIRKSKEKGLKVCGHVIFGLPDETPDMMLQTVKKSIEWGIDSIKIHPLYVVKNTALAVDYMKGKFTPISQETYIETLVEAIKILPKDMVIQRVSAGIGDDTLLAPEWCSDKNDQLHRIRKALRKEGYIY from the coding sequence TTGAGACGACTACTGACATTTGGAAGATACTGTAAAAAACGTTTTGGAGTACGAGTCAAAAAGGTTCCCCTGGGGCTCTCGGGCTTCACCTGTCCCAATATCGATGGGCGGGTGGCCAAAGGGGGATGTACCTTTTGTGAGAATGAATCTTTCAGTCCAAATTTATCGAAATCAAAGAAGATCTTTTTGTCTCCAGATAGCAAGGAGAATCCTCTTTTACAAAAGCAGTTGCAAGAGATCCGTTTTCAGTACACTGGAACGAAAGCGCACTATGAAAAGCTTGGCTACGAAAAATTCTTAGCTTACTTCCAAGCTTTTACCAATACATACGCTCCTTTGGATACGCTCAAAACCCTCTACACTGAAGCGCTCAAACAGCCACAATGTGTTGGATTGAGTATTGGTACCAGAAGTGATAGCGTTACAGAACAGATTTTGGATTATTTGGCTGACCTTTCACAAGAGTACGAGATCTGGATCGAATATGGTATCCAATCTATTTTTGATGAGACGCTTCAAAAGATCAATAGAGGGCACGATGCGGCCAACGTGGAGGAATGGATAAGAAAAAGTAAGGAAAAAGGACTAAAAGTTTGCGGGCATGTTATATTTGGTTTGCCAGATGAAACGCCTGACATGATGCTGCAAACTGTCAAAAAATCGATAGAGTGGGGGATCGACTCCATTAAGATCCATCCACTGTATGTGGTGAAAAATACCGCTTTGGCAGTTGATTACATGAAGGGAAAATTTACTCCTATTTCGCAAGAGACCTATATCGAAACTCTTGTTGAAGCGATAAAGATACTGCCTAAAGATATGGTTATTCAAAGAGTGAGCGCAGGGATCGGTGATGATACTCTTTTGGCCCCCGAGTGGTGCAGCGACAAAAACGATCAACTGCATCGGATTCGCAAAGCCTTACGAAAAGAGGGGTATATATACTAA
- the purF gene encoding amidophosphoribosyltransferase — protein MCSVIGLFNVPEAAKYAYYGLFSLQHRGQEAAGIASSDGERIHISKGRGLVTQVFDEKKLALLEGNSAVGHTRYSTAGDDSVLDAQPIFARYDLGQIAVVHNGNLTNAKPVRKDLIKEGAIFQTFMDTENIIHLIARSQKEYLYDRIIEALHKIEGAYSMILLSRKKMFAMRDPYGFRPLVLGRLGEGWVVASETCAFDLIGAEYVRDVKPGELLVFEENKEPQSIQVFDPTPAKCIFEYIYFARPDSNIFGKNVYELRKKMGRELAKEYPVEADMVVPVPDSGVASAIGYSEESGIPFELGIIRNHYVGRTFIEPTQEIRDLKVKMKLNPIKNVIQGKRLIVIDDSIVRGTTSKKIVSILKEFGAKEVHMRISAPPTTGPCYYGVDTPTKEELISSRLSIEETRKYIGADTLAYLSIPGLIRSVGNDQSYCMACFDGNYPVPNKN, from the coding sequence ATGTGTTCGGTAATTGGACTATTCAATGTTCCAGAGGCGGCAAAATATGCCTATTACGGTCTTTTTTCTTTGCAGCACAGAGGTCAAGAGGCTGCCGGTATCGCTAGTAGCGATGGAGAGAGGATCCATATTTCCAAAGGCAGAGGACTCGTAACGCAAGTTTTTGATGAAAAAAAACTGGCTCTGCTTGAGGGAAACAGTGCCGTGGGTCATACGAGATACTCGACTGCCGGGGATGATTCCGTACTTGATGCGCAGCCAATTTTTGCAAGGTATGATCTTGGTCAAATAGCTGTCGTGCACAACGGTAATTTGACCAACGCAAAGCCCGTACGAAAAGATCTTATCAAAGAGGGGGCCATTTTCCAGACATTTATGGATACGGAAAACATCATCCATCTGATTGCCAGGAGTCAAAAAGAGTATCTGTATGATCGAATCATCGAAGCCCTGCATAAAATCGAGGGTGCATATTCGATGATTCTTTTGAGCAGGAAAAAGATGTTTGCTATGCGAGATCCCTATGGGTTTCGACCATTGGTGCTTGGAAGACTTGGTGAAGGCTGGGTAGTGGCCAGTGAAACCTGTGCTTTCGATCTGATCGGGGCTGAATATGTTCGGGATGTGAAACCGGGTGAACTTCTCGTTTTCGAAGAGAATAAAGAGCCACAAAGTATTCAGGTTTTTGATCCGACTCCGGCAAAGTGTATTTTTGAATATATCTATTTTGCAAGACCTGATAGCAATATATTTGGAAAAAATGTGTATGAACTGCGCAAAAAAATGGGGAGAGAGCTTGCAAAGGAGTATCCCGTAGAGGCGGATATGGTCGTCCCTGTCCCAGATAGCGGTGTAGCATCGGCTATAGGGTACAGTGAAGAGAGTGGAATCCCTTTTGAACTTGGTATCATACGAAACCACTATGTGGGAAGAACTTTCATTGAGCCTACGCAAGAGATCAGAGATCTTAAGGTGAAGATGAAACTCAATCCGATCAAAAATGTGATACAGGGAAAAAGGCTTATCGTTATCGATGACAGTATCGTACGAGGAACAACAAGCAAAAAAATTGTCTCAATTTTGAAAGAGTTTGGTGCAAAAGAGGTGCATATGAGAATCTCCGCACCTCCTACAACGGGCCCATGCTATTACGGTGTGGATACACCTACGAAAGAGGAGCTCATCAGTTCTAGACTCAGCATCGAAGAGACACGAAAATATATAGGTGCAGATACCTTAGCCTATCTTTCTATTCCTGGATTAATTCGAAGTGTCGGAAACGATCAAAGCTATTGTATGGCATGTTTTGATGGCAATTATCCAGTGCCAAACAAAAACTAG
- the dapB gene encoding 4-hydroxy-tetrahydrodipicolinate reductase, whose product MLNVGIYGGSGRVGSLLIKNLQHDEVARVSVVHVLKGIELAVPGATVTNDIDTLIQKSDVIIDFTLPEGTESLLERLLEHPKPLVSGTTGLNKHQQNLMQTLAQKTPVLYATNMSLGIALLKRLVAVTSEKLRDFDIEIVEMHHRYKKDAPSGTALTLAEFAAKARGLDLEKVRVSGRDGNIGERSKEEIGVFALRGGDIVGRHTVGFYNDGEYIELNHTATSRDTFAKGAIKAAKWLVSQEPGFYTIDDCLGL is encoded by the coding sequence ATGCTGAATGTTGGAATCTATGGGGGAAGCGGAAGAGTAGGGTCACTACTTATAAAAAACCTTCAACATGATGAAGTTGCAAGAGTTTCTGTAGTTCATGTTCTCAAAGGCATAGAACTAGCTGTTCCAGGTGCGACGGTGACGAATGATATCGATACACTCATTCAAAAAAGTGATGTGATTATAGACTTTACTTTACCTGAAGGAACGGAGAGTCTCTTAGAAAGATTACTAGAACATCCAAAGCCCCTCGTGAGTGGAACAACGGGCTTGAATAAGCATCAGCAAAATCTTATGCAAACCCTTGCCCAAAAAACTCCGGTGCTATATGCGACAAACATGAGTCTGGGAATTGCATTACTCAAAAGACTTGTGGCAGTAACGAGCGAGAAACTCAGAGATTTCGATATAGAAATCGTTGAGATGCATCACAGATACAAAAAAGATGCACCGAGTGGTACGGCTTTGACACTGGCAGAATTTGCGGCAAAAGCTCGTGGTTTGGATCTAGAAAAGGTACGAGTGAGCGGAAGGGATGGAAATATAGGTGAACGAAGCAAAGAGGAAATTGGCGTATTTGCTCTTCGTGGCGGTGATATCGTTGGGCGTCATACCGTAGGGTTTTATAACGATGGAGAATATATCGAACTCAACCACACTGCAACCAGCCGCGATACCTTTGCTAAAGGAGCTATCAAAGCTGCCAAATGGCTCGTTTCCCAAGAGCCAGGTTTTTATACCATAGATGACTGTTTAGGACTGTAG
- the trxB gene encoding thioredoxin-disulfide reductase gives MLDLAIVGGGPAGLAAGLYATRGGLSNVVMFEKGLPGGAITQSSEVENYPGVCEVVTGMELMECWPKQAMRFGLRHEMEEVHRVTRECNGTFTIHCGSQKTFQAKAVIVCTGSTPKRAGFEGEEEFFGKGVSTCATCDGFFYKDKEVAVLGGGDTALEEALYLSKIASKVYLIHRRDAFRAAPATVDRVLKNPKIELILNATIKKAYGDQMGLQGVIIDQQGKEIDLQVPGVFVFVGMNVNNDVLKQEDGSFLCSVNHWGEVIVDLRMRTDIPGLFAAGDIRADASKQVVCAAGDGATAAINAIDYIEKIGELRPC, from the coding sequence ATGCTTGATCTTGCAATAGTCGGTGGCGGTCCGGCAGGATTGGCTGCGGGTCTTTATGCCACAAGAGGTGGACTATCCAATGTAGTCATGTTTGAAAAGGGACTTCCCGGAGGTGCAATTACGCAAAGTAGTGAAGTGGAAAACTACCCGGGAGTCTGTGAAGTGGTAACGGGGATGGAGCTCATGGAGTGCTGGCCCAAACAGGCGATGCGATTTGGTCTGAGGCATGAGATGGAAGAGGTTCATAGAGTTACAAGAGAGTGTAACGGGACTTTTACCATCCATTGTGGATCCCAAAAAACTTTTCAGGCAAAAGCGGTTATTGTCTGTACGGGCAGCACTCCAAAAAGAGCCGGTTTTGAAGGAGAAGAGGAGTTTTTTGGCAAAGGCGTGAGTACCTGTGCCACATGTGACGGTTTTTTTTATAAAGATAAAGAGGTAGCCGTACTGGGTGGCGGGGATACCGCTTTGGAAGAGGCACTTTATCTATCCAAAATAGCTTCCAAAGTCTATCTTATCCACAGGCGTGATGCCTTCAGAGCAGCTCCTGCTACAGTGGATCGAGTATTGAAAAACCCAAAAATTGAACTCATTTTGAATGCAACGATCAAGAAGGCCTATGGTGATCAGATGGGTTTGCAGGGTGTGATTATCGATCAGCAAGGCAAAGAGATCGATTTGCAAGTTCCTGGTGTTTTTGTGTTTGTTGGAATGAATGTCAACAATGATGTCCTCAAGCAAGAAGACGGTAGTTTTTTGTGCAGCGTCAATCATTGGGGTGAAGTGATTGTCGATCTTCGAATGAGAACGGACATTCCGGGACTTTTTGCAGCCGGCGATATCCGAGCAGACGCATCAAAACAGGTTGTCTGTGCTGCCGGAGATGGAGCGACGGCTGCTATCAATGCAATTGACTATATCGAAAAAATAGGGGAGTTGAGACCATGCTGA
- the trxA gene encoding thioredoxin, whose product MGKYIELNASNFDDTIKEGVVMVDFWAPWCGPCRMIAPIIDELAEEYEGKAKIAKVNTDEEQDIAIRYGIRSIPTILFFKDGQLVDQMVGAASKDVYKQKLDALLS is encoded by the coding sequence ATGGGAAAATATATTGAATTAAATGCATCCAATTTTGATGATACGATCAAAGAAGGTGTTGTAATGGTGGATTTCTGGGCACCATGGTGTGGGCCTTGTAGAATGATCGCTCCGATTATAGACGAGCTTGCTGAAGAGTATGAAGGAAAAGCGAAAATTGCAAAAGTCAATACTGATGAAGAGCAAGATATCGCTATTCGATACGGTATCCGATCTATTCCTACCATTCTTTTCTTTAAAGATGGACAGCTTGTTGATCAGATGGTTGGTGCAGCAAGCAAGGATGTGTACAAACAAAAACTTGATGCACTTCTCTCTTAA